Proteins from one Candida orthopsilosis Co 90-125, chromosome 2 draft sequence genomic window:
- a CDS encoding dephospho-CoA kinase has protein sequence MLIVGLTGGIACGKSTVSHELKTKHHYTVIDADLIAREVVLPGKPAYKKIVDSFNNVHDLLHDDGSLNRTVLGQVVFQDKKKLNLLNSIVHPAVRWEIVRQIFRAYVSCSSLVILDVPLLFESQLYMICGLIVTVSTKSELQIERLLARNPELSKEDAENRIKSQMTNEERNYRSDIVIDNSGSVSNLKDSIALLSKEIKPSKIWTFLDLIPPFGIISALFTFAIKRITEKYKGTKPKDK, from the coding sequence ATGCTCATTGTGGGACTAACGGGTGGAATAGCTTGTGGCAAATCAACAGTATCACATGAACTTAAAACAAAACATCACTATACTGTGATTGATGCCGACTTGATTGCTAGGGAAGTAGTATTGCCGGGCAAGCCTGCTTACAAGAAGATTGTCGATTCGTTCAATAACGTCCACGACTTGCTTCATGACGATGGGTCACTTAATCGAACTGTTTTAGGGCAAGTTGTATTCCAagacaagaagaaattaaatCTCCTCAATTCGATTGTGCACCCGGCTGTGCGATGGGAAATTGTTAGGCAAATATTTAGGGCCTATGTCAGTTGTTCGAGTTTGGTCATTTTGGATGTTCCCTTGTTATTTGAATCTCAGTTGTACATGATTTGTGGTTTAATAGTTACtgtatcaacaaaatcagaactccaaattgaaagattgtTAGCTAGGAATCCCGAATTGTCGAAAGAAGATGCAGAGAATAGAATCAAAAGCCAAATGACAAATGAGGAGAGAAATTACAGAAGTGATATTGTGATCGATAATTCTGGGTCAGTTTCTAATCTAAAAGATTCCATAGCGTTGCTTTCAAAGGAGATTAAACCAAGTAAAATTTGGACATTTTTGGACTTGATCCCGCCATTTGGTATCATATCGGCGTTGTTCACATTCGCAATTAAAAGAATAACGGAAAAATACAAAGGAACAAAACCGAAAGATAAATAG
- a CDS encoding Cct3 cytosolic chaperonin Cct ring complex subunit: MQAPVVYLNTSTQRQTGRQAQVANITAAKAVADIIRTCLGPKAMLKMLLDPMGGIVLTNDGHAILREIDVSHPAAKSMIELSRTQDEEVGDGTTTVIILAGEILAQTFPYIEKNIHPVIIIQALKQALKDALEVIHEVSRPVDINNDKAMIQLIKASIGTKYINKWAEKMCELSLQAVRTVMVQKGDYKEIDVKRYVRIEKIPGGEVTDSEVLDGILLNKDVVHPKMKRNIENPRIILLDCPLEYKKGESQTNIEITKEDDWNRILQIEEEQVKLLCDQLLEFKPDLVITEKGVSDLAQHYLLKGGVSALRRVKKSDNNRIARATGATIVNRVEDLKESDVGTKCGEFKVELIGDEYFAFLDKCKKPQACTVILRGASKDILNEIERNLHDAMAVTRNVMFEPSLSPGGGATEMACSVRLSEKAKTIEGVEQYPYQAVADAFEVIPRTLIQNCGGNPIKVLSQLRAKQASGNYTFGIDGENGKVVDMTDYGIWEPEVIKQQSIKTAIESACLLLRVDDIVSGVRQTQG, from the coding sequence ATGCAGGCGCCAGTTGTATATTTGAATACATCAACTCAGAGACAAACAGGTAGACAAGCTCAAGTGGCTAATATTACCGCTGCGAAGGCAGTTGCTGATATCATCAGAACTTGTTTGGGTCCAAAGGCCATGCTCAAAATGTTATTAGATCCCATGGGAGGTATAGTGTTGACTAACGATGGCCACGCCATTCTTAGGGAAATTGATGTGTCCCATCCTGCtgcaaaatcaatgattgaGCTTTCCAGAACCCAGGATGAGGAAGTCGGAGATGGTACCACCACAGTCATTATCTTGGCAGGAGAAATATTGGCTCAGACTTTCCCTTATATCGAAAAGAATATCCATCCAgttatcatcatccaagCTTTAAAGCAAGCTTTAAAAGATGCATTGGAGGTTATACACGAGGTATCTAGACCAGTTGATATAAATAACGACAAGGCGATGATTCAGTTGATTAAAGCATCCATTGGTACCAAATATATAAACAAATGGGCAGAAAAGATGTGCGAATTGAGTTTGCAAGCTGTCAGAACTGTCATGGTCCAAAAGGGAGATtacaaagaaattgacgTGAAAAGATATGTGAGAATCGAGAAAATTCCTGGAGGAGAAGTCACCGACTCAGAAGTACTTGATggtattttgttgaataaagaCGTGGTTCATCcgaaaatgaaaagaaacattGAGAATCCTAGGATTATATTATTAGACTGTCCATTGGAGTACAAGAAGGGAGAATCGCAAACAAATATAGAAATCACTAAGGAGGATGATTGGAATAGGATTTTACAAATCGAGGAGGAGCAAGTTAAGTTGTTGTGTGATCAACTATTAGAATTCAAACCCGACTTGGTTATAACAGAAAAAGGTGTCAGTGATTTGGCTCAACATTATCTTTTGAAAGGCGGTGTTTCTGCATTGAGAAGAGTGAAAAAGTCCGACAACAACAGAATCGCCAGAGCAACTGGCGCGACAATTGTAAACAGAGTTGAGGACTTAAAAGAGTCTGATGTTGGAACCAAATGTGGGGAGTTTAAggttgaattgattggCGATGAATATTTTGCTTTCCTTGACAAATGTAAAAAGCCACAAGCTTGCACTGTCATATTGAGAGGGGCATCAAAGGATATTTTAAATGAAATAGAAAGGAATTTACACGACGCAATGGCAGTTACGAGAAATGTTATGTTTGAACCTTCATTGAGTCCCGGAGGCGGTGCTACTGAAATGGCCTGTAGTGTGAGATTATCTGAAAAGGCCAAAACTATCGAAGGGGTTGAGCAATATCCATATCAAGCTGTAGCTGATGCCTTTGAAGTTATACCTAGAACACTTATTCAAAACTGTGGGGGAAATCCGATCAAAGTGTTATCCCAATTGAGAGCCAAGCAAGCACTGGGAAACTACACTTTTGGAATAGACGGAGAAAATGGTAAAGTCGTAGACATGACTGACTATGGAATTTGGGAGCCAGAGgttatcaaacaacaatcgATCAAAACTGCAATCGAGAGTGCTTGTTTGCTATTGAGAGTGGATGATATTGTTAGTGGAGTACGTCAAACACAAGGTTGA
- a CDS encoding Rkm2 protein (S. cerevisiae homolog RKM2 has protein-lysine N-methyltransferase activity and has role peptidyl-lysine trimethylation, peptidyl-lysine monomethylation) yields the protein MEDFDARLSHLLQWINSTPRDNKLPRESYISPNLAVQDVEGSGRGVYAKESIKPHSLIINIPHAFLLNFVTVLNHIAKYNGMKLEHQSRVPLDTIHDSYTKIYQKLSKDELLKLSSFQLLSMYITIERKRDTSYWKPFIDMLPTISDFSLMPINYDADTLDLLPKSTKSLHTKVLHRFNHDYQVILDLLGPKTEDVLSAIPKEDFLLSWLSINSRCLYMKLPTSSSAQDNFTMAPYIDFINHSPNDHCNLKIDGKGFQVFTTSSYSADEQLYFSYGPHSNDFLLTEYGFIVPENKWDDIDISEDILSLLKSNQKEFLKSHDYFGNYTVNREGLSFRTEVALATLQESAPQDSRRLIALINGNFDGSSYKAISFRIISDLLGKVIHQAEQYQYLQYSDDLNPTLMARKRTIGTLYWNRRQLAREVIDSLNQL from the coding sequence ATGGAAGACTTTGATGCTCGTCTTTCACATCTTTTACAATGGATCAATTCTACACCACGTGACAACAAATTGCCTCGAGAGTCGTACATTTCTCCAAACCTTGCAGTTCAGGATGTTGAAGGTTCAGGAAGAGGTGTTTACGCTAAAGAAAGTATCAAACCACACAGCTTGATCATCAACATTCCTCATGcgtttttgttgaattttgttaCAGTTTTGAATCATATTGCTAAATACAACGGAATGAAGCTTGAGCATCAATCAAGAGTTCCATTGGATACAATTCATGATTCTTACACTAAAATATACCAAAAATTATCCAAGGATGAATTACTAAAGTTGTCATCATTTCAATTATTATCAATGTACATAACCATAGAAAGGAAACGAGATACCTCTTATTGGAAGCCATTTATTGACATGCTACCCACTATTAGTGATTTTTCGTTAATGCCTATAAACTATGATGCTGATACATTAGATTTGTTACctaaatcaaccaaatccCTACATACAAAAGTACTACACAGATTCAATCACGATTACCAAGTCATACTTGATCTATTGGGCCCGAAGACTGAAGATGTTTTGTCCGCTATTCCTAAAGAGgattttcttctttcatGGCTCAGTATCAATTCACGTTGCTTGTATATGAAACTCCCCACAAGTTCAAGTGCTCAGGACAATTTCACAATGGCACCTtatattgatttcattaACCATTCTCCTAATGATCATTgcaatttgaagattgaCGGAAAGGGGTTTCAAGTATTTACAACATCGAGTTATTCAGCTGATGAGCAGTTATACTTCAGCTATGGTCCTCATAGCAATGACTTCTTGCTTACCGAGTACGGGTTTATTGTACCGGAGAATAAATGggatgatattgatataTCAGAAGATATATTATCATTGCTAAAGTCAAACCAAAAGGAATTTTTGAAGCTGCACGACTACTTTGGCAATTATACTGTCAACAGAGAGGGTTTGTCTTTCCGTACCGAAGTAGCTCTTGCTACGTTACAAGAGTCGGCTCCTCAAGACTCAAGGCGGTTGATTGCATTGATAAATGGAAATTTCGATGGATCTTCATATAAAGCCATATCATTTAGAATCATTTCAGACCTTTTGGGAAAAGTAATACACCAGGCGGAACAGTATCAATATTTGCAATACTCAGATGATCTAAATCCTACACTAATGGCGAGGAAAAGAACCATTGGAACACTCTATTGGAATCGTAGACAACTTGCTCGTGAAGTCATCGATAGTCTAAATCAACTATAG